A single window of Natranaerobius trueperi DNA harbors:
- a CDS encoding thioredoxin family protein: MKIQVMGPGCPNCEKLYNLVKEVLAEKGVEADLEKVTDMNKITDAGVLMTPGLVIDGEVKVSGKVPSKEEVGKLIS, encoded by the coding sequence ATGAAAATTCAAGTAATGGGACCAGGTTGTCCTAACTGTGAAAAGCTTTATAATCTAGTGAAAGAGGTTCTAGCAGAAAAAGGAGTAGAAGCAGATCTAGAAAAGGTGACAGACATGAACAAGATTACAGATGCAGGTGTATTAATGACACCTGGTTTAGTAATCGATGGAGAAGTTAAGGTATCAGGTAAGGTGCCTTCTAAAGAGGAAGTCGGTAAACTTATAAGTTAA
- a CDS encoding ArsR/SmtB family transcription factor, which yields MNNIAETFKALGDQNRLEILSLLSDSELCVCEVMAKMDMSQSTASHHLKVLKNLNLIKSRKAGKWIFYCVDKESVEGLQLKVDEIFASLAIEPDKRDPKR from the coding sequence ATGAATAATATTGCAGAGACCTTTAAAGCTTTGGGTGATCAAAATAGACTAGAAATATTATCACTTTTAAGTGATAGTGAATTATGTGTTTGTGAAGTCATGGCAAAAATGGATATGTCCCAATCTACAGCTTCACATCATCTAAAAGTACTAAAGAATTTAAATTTAATTAAGAGCAGAAAAGCTGGAAAATGGATTTTCTATTGTGTTGATAAAGAGAGTGTTGAAGGTCTTCAGCTTAAAGTGGATGAAATCTTTGCTTCATTGGCAATAGAACCTGATAAACGTGATCCGAAAAGATAA